A section of the Candidatus Poribacteria bacterium genome encodes:
- a CDS encoding type II toxin-antitoxin system HicB family antitoxin yields MRQVVIYPGENGYWIAECLSLPGCISQAKTKQEAVDNIREAIEGYIAVLEEDGLPIPEERFEAFVLAV; encoded by the coding sequence ATGAGACAAGTTGTTATTTACCCAGGAGAAAACGGCTATTGGATTGCAGAATGCCTTAGTTTACCGGGTTGCATTAGTCAAGCGAAAACGAAGCAGGAAGCGGTTGATAATATAAGAGAAGCGATTGAAGGCTATATTGCTGTGCTTGAAGAAGATGGGTTACCAATTCCCGAAGAACGCTTTGAGGCATTCGTGTTAGCAGTATGA
- a CDS encoding fibronectin type III domain-containing protein, with translation MKIIISLLILMSLLITEAVAQLPAPGPPIGLRATPGDRQFKLTWTHPSGISVDDIDAYKVEWYDSAGQTTGDNILWENSNPTVVEANPHHTFERRHNGTQYIFKMRVYMKSTAGYSDRNGAFSPLRKVTPMMPAPTDFTATLDAPTTGSRTVTLSWTAIPQLPFTTANRDVTDYEYSQNGGASWTSTGSTSTTKTVSGLQNGRSYAFRVRGVRASEVKGLPSRTVVVRPLIDAPGSPGTLNVQRDEDTATLTWSPPSDEESGEITRYEYSDDGGSTWQSTGSTATTYTVTGLEAGETYTFLVRAVYVDGTTSRIISPPSRSSNAVVISLPKPKRRIVQDCPVGWVRSDRFAGRNRRVLIYEVKLDMNLQNRTSIYQPDWVAIYVHPDEALENLEGWKLQVAVPYNHHREYLLTAENSVVVDAGFVEGGFAFIANPEENPFPMTGVGFTGSPAPGFDYRLYDDTGRRIDFGISCYKRFDIFQVLKDLEDPRVLRNVSLKDIDWNASWFIRSEWTVPAVGLYPKIGRSGL, from the coding sequence ATGAAAATAATCATATCTTTGCTCATCCTCATGAGCCTCTTGATAACTGAAGCCGTCGCTCAACTTCCTGCACCTGGTCCCCCTATAGGGCTTAGAGCAACGCCAGGTGACCGCCAATTTAAGCTGACGTGGACACATCCAAGCGGTATAAGCGTTGACGATATTGACGCGTATAAAGTAGAATGGTATGACTCGGCCGGTCAAACGACGGGTGATAACATTTTATGGGAGAACTCTAATCCTACTGTTGTTGAAGCAAATCCACATCACACATTCGAACGCAGGCACAACGGAACACAATATATTTTTAAGATGAGAGTTTATATGAAGAGCACCGCGGGTTACAGCGACCGGAATGGAGCATTCTCCCCGCTTAGAAAAGTAACGCCCATGATGCCTGCTCCAACAGATTTCACCGCAACTCTGGATGCCCCAACTACAGGGAGTAGGACAGTTACGCTGAGCTGGACAGCCATACCTCAATTACCTTTTACCACCGCCAATCGTGACGTCACCGATTACGAATACAGTCAAAATGGTGGAGCCTCTTGGACATCTACAGGTAGTACCAGCACGACCAAAACTGTATCTGGATTGCAAAATGGAAGGTCATATGCTTTCAGGGTCAGGGGTGTGCGTGCTTCTGAAGTAAAAGGACTCCCTTCTCGGACGGTAGTAGTAAGACCTTTGATAGATGCACCAGGGTCTCCGGGAACTCTTAACGTCCAAAGAGATGAGGATACCGCTACTTTAACGTGGAGTCCCCCAAGCGACGAAGAATCAGGGGAGATTACCAGATATGAGTATTCCGATGATGGGGGATCGACGTGGCAATCTACAGGGAGCACCGCTACAACATATACCGTAACCGGACTCGAAGCCGGAGAAACCTATACCTTCCTCGTCAGAGCCGTTTACGTAGATGGAACAACTTCACGAATTATCTCACCCCCAAGTCGTTCCTCTAACGCTGTAGTCATCAGCTTACCGAAACCGAAGCGGCGGATTGTCCAGGACTGTCCTGTCGGCTGGGTAAGATCCGACAGATTTGCGGGACGCAACCGCCGAGTCCTCATCTATGAAGTCAAATTAGACATGAATTTACAGAACCGTACCTCTATCTATCAACCTGACTGGGTCGCTATCTATGTCCATCCAGACGAAGCACTTGAGAACTTGGAGGGGTGGAAACTACAGGTCGCAGTCCCCTATAATCACCATAGAGAGTATCTCCTCACGGCAGAGAACTCCGTTGTTGTCGATGCGGGATTTGTAGAGGGTGGCTTTGCGTTCATAGCAAACCCAGAGGAGAATCCCTTCCCGATGACAGGGGTCGGCTTTACGGGCTCGCCTGCACCAGGCTTTGATTATCGTCTCTATGATGACACGGGTCGAAGGATAGACTTTGGGATCTCCTGCTATAAGCGATTTGATATCTTTCAGGTGCTCAAGGATCTGGAGGATCCAAGAGTCTTACGGAATGTCTCTCTTAAAGATATTGACTGGAATGCCTCTTGGTTTATCAGAAGTGAGTGGACGGTTCCTGCCGTAGGACTTTACCCCAAAATTGGTAGGAGCGGTTTGTAA
- a CDS encoding type II toxin-antitoxin system HicA family toxin — MSGLPLISGQACMKTLAKVGFYLRRQRGSHLILRRDHPLTQVVVPNHKELDKGTLRSIIRQARLEVDEFIALHSSK, encoded by the coding sequence ATGAGTGGGTTACCGCTAATTTCTGGGCAAGCGTGTATGAAAACGCTCGCCAAAGTAGGTTTTTATCTAAGGCGACAGCGTGGCAGCCACCTAATTTTGCGTCGCGATCATCCGCTCACCCAGGTTGTTGTGCCGAATCATAAAGAATTAGATAAAGGCACTCTGCGCAGCATTATCAGACAAGCACGACTGGAAGTCGACGAGTTTATAGCGTTGCATTCATCTAAATAG